In a single window of the Natronosalvus caseinilyticus genome:
- a CDS encoding DUF5808 domain-containing protein — translation MADKPTSGEIFGVPYNFERPSFGRMLSSYWQPGEGMLVEKPFGVGYTLNLANWRSWIVVLIAGALLWQEQSPSSETESDSESAIDPVEVIVDDENDD, via the coding sequence ATGGCAGACAAACCGACCTCCGGTGAGATTTTCGGCGTCCCGTACAACTTCGAGCGACCGAGTTTCGGCCGAATGCTCTCGTCGTACTGGCAACCCGGTGAGGGAATGCTCGTCGAGAAGCCCTTCGGCGTCGGCTACACGCTCAACCTGGCCAACTGGCGCTCGTGGATCGTCGTCCTCATCGCGGGCGCACTGCTCTGGCAGGAACAGTCGCCGTCGTCGGAGACGGAGTCGGACTCGGAATCGGCGATCGACCCGGTCGAAGTGATCGTCGACGACGAGAACGACGACTGA
- a CDS encoding PAS domain-containing protein, with the protein MESPGSAPNCTRADVRRMFSQLEDPSTPVSATEIADELGCSRESVRRTLSELVERGTLRSKRIDDSTRVWWRSSDAERPDDDERTDREEFSAFITAVEDYAIFALDPDGTVASWNDGAERIKGYDEADIVGEHFSTFYTDDDTAAGVPERNLERAVDEGRVEDEGWRVREDGSLFWANVTITALHDDEGTLRGFTKVTRDMTERRGYEQRLQRERDFTAQVLETVPVGILVSTPDGELTRANRRVLDWLDAEASSFTDHDRETWDVYDTEGEQIPFEDWPLVQVVETGEPVFGYQCQIDTPARGRRWVSINAAPIDDGDDERVVFSVEDVTEQHEREQQLRRESEQTEQLLRTVPIPIAVWDADGETVMANRRAQETLDVSEQEFLDDPDGAHQWELYDPDGNPLDSSETPSARAVATGEPVRNEEVVVDPPDGDRIHLHVNAAPVVDPDGNVERIIVAGEDITDLKDREHQLERRKSELETELSEILGRITDAFYALDDEWRFTHVNDRAEELLDFDDQGLVGEHVWEVFDWVANTQLREEYERAMETQEPTSFEFYYPDPLDAWLEIHAYPSETGLSVYFRDVTERKEHERQLEESERRYRTLVEHFPNGAVALVDEHLRYQTIGGTPLDGADVTVGTGFDEPIEDVLPAPLEDELVPRYEAALEGESSSFEMELGERAYQFQTVPIRDESGEVFATLGMSQDVTERRTYERQLEASNERLEQFAYAASHDLQEPLRMVSSYLQLIERRYGDDLDEDGEEFLEFAVDGAERMREMIDGLLEYSRVETQGNAFEPVDLETVLSEARADLRFPIEESGADVTADSLPRVEGDPTQLRQVFQNLLSNAIEYNGDEPPRVHVTAERAGNLWEVSVCDEGIGMDPDDTDRIFEVFQRLHSQEEHAGTGIGLALCRRIVERHGGTIRADSEPGVGTTFTFTLPAADGADQD; encoded by the coding sequence ATGGAATCGCCAGGTTCGGCTCCGAACTGCACTCGAGCGGACGTCCGACGCATGTTTTCGCAACTCGAGGACCCTTCCACGCCGGTCTCGGCTACCGAAATCGCCGACGAGCTGGGGTGTTCCCGGGAGTCTGTCCGCCGAACCCTGTCGGAGCTCGTCGAACGAGGCACACTCCGGTCGAAGCGAATCGACGACTCGACGCGAGTCTGGTGGCGCTCGAGCGATGCTGAGCGTCCCGACGACGACGAACGAACGGATCGAGAGGAGTTCAGCGCCTTCATCACCGCTGTCGAGGATTACGCCATCTTCGCGCTCGACCCCGACGGCACCGTCGCCAGCTGGAACGATGGCGCGGAACGGATCAAGGGCTACGACGAAGCCGACATCGTCGGCGAGCACTTCTCCACGTTCTACACCGACGACGATACTGCCGCCGGCGTTCCCGAGCGAAACCTCGAGCGAGCGGTCGACGAGGGTCGCGTCGAGGACGAGGGCTGGCGCGTTCGAGAGGACGGCTCGCTATTCTGGGCCAACGTCACCATAACGGCACTCCACGACGACGAGGGGACGCTTCGCGGATTCACCAAGGTCACTCGCGACATGACAGAGCGACGAGGGTACGAACAACGCCTGCAACGCGAACGGGACTTCACCGCCCAGGTGCTCGAGACTGTCCCGGTCGGGATTCTTGTGAGCACGCCCGACGGTGAACTTACTCGAGCGAACAGGCGCGTCCTGGACTGGCTCGATGCCGAGGCGTCGTCGTTCACCGACCACGACCGCGAGACGTGGGACGTCTACGATACCGAAGGCGAGCAGATCCCGTTCGAGGACTGGCCACTGGTGCAGGTCGTCGAAACCGGCGAGCCAGTTTTCGGCTACCAGTGCCAGATCGACACGCCGGCACGCGGTCGGCGGTGGGTCTCAATCAACGCTGCACCGATCGACGACGGCGACGACGAACGAGTCGTCTTCTCCGTCGAGGACGTCACCGAACAGCACGAACGCGAACAGCAACTCCGTCGCGAATCCGAACAGACCGAGCAGCTCCTGCGGACGGTGCCGATTCCAATCGCCGTTTGGGACGCCGACGGGGAGACGGTGATGGCGAACCGACGCGCCCAGGAAACGCTCGACGTTTCCGAGCAGGAGTTCCTCGACGACCCCGACGGCGCCCACCAGTGGGAACTCTACGACCCCGATGGGAACCCGCTCGACTCGAGCGAAACGCCGTCCGCGCGCGCTGTCGCGACCGGCGAACCGGTTCGCAACGAGGAAGTCGTCGTCGATCCGCCCGACGGCGACCGCATTCATCTGCACGTCAACGCCGCACCGGTGGTCGATCCCGACGGAAACGTCGAACGAATCATCGTCGCTGGCGAGGACATCACCGACCTCAAGGATCGGGAACACCAGCTAGAGCGACGGAAGTCGGAACTCGAGACCGAACTGAGCGAGATCCTCGGTCGGATCACCGACGCGTTCTACGCGCTCGACGACGAGTGGCGATTCACGCACGTCAACGACCGCGCCGAGGAGTTGCTCGACTTCGATGATCAGGGGCTGGTCGGCGAGCACGTCTGGGAGGTCTTCGACTGGGTCGCGAACACGCAACTTCGCGAGGAGTACGAGCGAGCGATGGAGACGCAAGAACCGACCTCGTTCGAGTTCTACTACCCCGATCCGCTGGACGCGTGGCTAGAAATACACGCCTATCCGTCGGAGACGGGTCTCTCGGTCTACTTCCGGGACGTCACCGAACGGAAAGAGCACGAGCGCCAGCTCGAGGAGTCCGAACGGCGCTACCGCACGCTCGTCGAACACTTCCCAAACGGCGCCGTCGCGCTCGTCGACGAGCACCTCCGCTACCAGACGATCGGTGGCACGCCGCTCGACGGGGCGGACGTCACGGTCGGGACCGGGTTCGACGAACCAATCGAGGACGTCCTCCCGGCGCCGCTCGAGGACGAACTCGTGCCACGATACGAGGCCGCGCTCGAGGGAGAGTCCAGTTCGTTCGAGATGGAACTCGGCGAGCGGGCCTACCAGTTCCAGACGGTCCCCATCCGCGACGAGAGCGGGGAGGTCTTCGCCACTCTCGGGATGTCCCAGGACGTCACCGAACGGCGAACGTACGAGCGACAACTCGAGGCGTCGAACGAGCGCCTCGAGCAGTTCGCCTACGCTGCCAGCCACGACCTGCAGGAACCACTGCGGATGGTCTCCAGTTACCTGCAGCTAATCGAGCGCCGGTACGGCGACGACCTCGACGAAGACGGCGAGGAGTTCCTCGAGTTCGCTGTGGACGGCGCCGAACGCATGCGCGAGATGATCGACGGGCTCCTCGAGTACTCGAGAGTGGAAACCCAGGGGAACGCGTTCGAGCCCGTCGACCTCGAGACGGTTCTCTCGGAGGCGCGAGCCGACCTCCGGTTCCCCATCGAGGAGAGCGGGGCCGACGTCACGGCGGACTCCCTCCCTCGCGTCGAGGGCGATCCGACCCAGTTGCGCCAGGTGTTCCAGAACCTGCTAAGCAACGCGATCGAGTACAACGGCGACGAACCGCCCCGGGTGCACGTCACCGCCGAGCGAGCCGGTAACCTCTGGGAAGTGTCGGTCTGCGACGAGGGAATCGGTATGGATCCCGACGACACCGACCGGATCTTCGAGGTCTTCCAGCGTCTCCACAGTCAGGAAGAACACGCTGGAACGGGGATCGGGCTCGCGCTCTGTCGACGCATCGTCGAGCGCCACGGCGGGACGATCCGGGCCGATTCGGAACCGGGCGTCGGGACGACCTTTACCTTTACGCTCCCGGCGGCGGACGGCGCTGACCAGGACTGA
- a CDS encoding metal ABC transporter ATP-binding protein, with protein MQTTANQEAQTNPADPNTPVIELADVDFGYTSTPVVEDVSLRVDPGEYVAIVGPNGSGKSTLMRLALGLLQPDRGTARLFDEPAHRFDDGARVGYVAQRASASTEMPITVREVVKMGRFPHVRFGRLDEEDWAIVDRALETVGMDAFADRRITNLSGGQRQRAFIARALAGEADLLVLDEPTVGVDAESVEAFYDLLESLNDSGITVLLIEHDLGAVTAHADRIVCLNREVYFDGTAEAFVESDALAQAFGAAAAIVGDRR; from the coding sequence ATGCAAACCACAGCTAACCAGGAAGCGCAGACGAACCCCGCTGACCCGAATACGCCCGTCATCGAACTCGCCGACGTCGACTTCGGATACACGTCCACCCCGGTCGTCGAGGACGTCTCGCTCCGCGTCGATCCCGGCGAGTACGTCGCCATCGTCGGCCCGAACGGCTCCGGAAAGTCGACGCTCATGCGACTCGCGCTCGGGCTACTCCAACCGGACCGGGGCACCGCACGGCTGTTCGACGAACCCGCCCACCGCTTTGACGACGGCGCTCGAGTCGGGTACGTCGCTCAGCGGGCGAGCGCCTCGACGGAGATGCCGATTACGGTTCGCGAGGTCGTGAAGATGGGTCGGTTTCCCCACGTTCGCTTCGGCCGACTCGACGAGGAAGACTGGGCAATCGTCGATCGCGCCCTCGAGACAGTCGGTATGGACGCGTTCGCCGACCGGCGGATCACGAACCTCTCCGGGGGCCAGCGCCAGCGGGCGTTCATCGCGCGGGCGCTCGCGGGCGAGGCGGACTTACTCGTCCTGGACGAACCGACCGTCGGCGTCGACGCCGAATCGGTCGAGGCGTTCTACGACCTGCTCGAGTCACTCAACGACTCGGGGATTACCGTCCTCCTGATCGAACACGACCTGGGCGCGGTGACCGCCCACGCCGATCGAATCGTCTGTCTCAACCGCGAGGTGTACTTCGACGGGACGGCGGAGGCGTTCGTCGAGAGCGACGCGCTCGCCCAGGCGTTCGGTGCGGCGGCGGCCATCGTAGGTGACCGTCGATGA
- a CDS encoding transcriptional regulator: MVSSFVTLYKMSYDTEHVRNAGNTPGTITGIPTFAELLENPSLADLYTSIKRAETATGPELIETTTVSKKTVYDYLHKLEQAGLISKVGNEAGTAVYTAEEFELTLTVRETEVSITPKIIEVIAQKNEYPAIERVLEDHGIVTFALAYDLVKAHSEGDVTIRQIASLTDLSPGTMYDLVEALYSILDLGDDDSTPTTYTPDDFDKDGGDHLKEYTDR; the protein is encoded by the coding sequence ATGGTTTCTAGTTTCGTAACTCTATACAAGATGAGCTACGATACAGAACACGTGCGAAACGCAGGGAACACTCCGGGAACGATCACTGGAATTCCGACGTTCGCAGAATTACTTGAAAACCCGTCTCTCGCTGACCTCTATACGTCGATAAAACGGGCAGAGACTGCAACAGGCCCCGAACTCATCGAAACAACGACCGTCTCCAAAAAGACGGTGTACGACTACCTGCATAAATTGGAGCAAGCGGGCCTGATCAGCAAGGTTGGTAACGAGGCCGGGACTGCCGTATACACCGCTGAGGAGTTCGAACTCACGTTGACGGTCCGCGAGACGGAAGTCTCGATCACTCCCAAGATTATCGAGGTAATCGCCCAGAAGAACGAGTACCCAGCGATCGAACGGGTTCTCGAAGACCACGGGATCGTCACATTCGCGCTCGCATACGATCTCGTGAAGGCACACAGTGAGGGCGATGTCACAATCCGGCAAATCGCGAGTCTCACAGATCTATCCCCTGGAACGATGTACGACCTCGTCGAAGCGCTCTATTCGATCCTCGATCTCGGTGACGACGATTCGACCCCGACGACGTACACACCGGATGATTTCGATAAGGACGGGGGCGATCATCTCAAAGAATACACCGACAGGTAG
- the pcp gene encoding pyroglutamyl-peptidase I, whose amino-acid sequence MSTILVTGYEPFGEFETNPASQLAAALDGTRVAGAAVVGRELPVAFDRARPALVEHLERHDPTLVVSLGLAAGRPALSLERVGINLRDTAGTPDNDDRSVTDDPVNAEGPDAYFSTLPVRQMRTAMREAGVPTTLSTSAGTHLCNDILYATRRYVETNDLETRSGFVHVPLSHEQAATRAATQPSMALETMRRGLEVGLKTALEA is encoded by the coding sequence ATGTCGACGATTCTGGTGACGGGCTACGAACCGTTCGGCGAGTTCGAAACGAATCCGGCGAGCCAGCTGGCTGCAGCACTCGACGGCACGCGAGTGGCGGGAGCGGCCGTCGTCGGGCGCGAACTCCCGGTGGCCTTCGACCGGGCACGTCCCGCTCTCGTCGAGCACCTCGAGCGCCACGATCCGACGCTGGTCGTCTCGCTCGGCCTGGCCGCCGGTCGACCCGCGCTCTCGCTCGAGCGCGTGGGGATCAACCTCCGCGACACTGCCGGAACGCCGGACAACGACGACCGCTCGGTCACGGACGACCCGGTCAACGCCGAGGGCCCGGACGCGTACTTCTCGACGCTCCCGGTTCGCCAAATGAGGACAGCTATGCGCGAGGCAGGAGTTCCGACGACGCTGTCGACGTCGGCGGGCACCCACCTCTGTAACGACATCCTCTACGCGACTCGCCGGTACGTCGAAACGAACGATCTCGAGACTCGGTCGGGATTCGTCCACGTTCCGCTGAGTCACGAGCAGGCGGCCACCCGCGCGGCCACCCAGCCGAGCATGGCCCTCGAGACGATGCGACGTGGACTCGAGGTTGGGCTGAAGACGGCACTCGAGGCGTAA
- a CDS encoding metal ABC transporter substrate-binding protein, with protein sequence MSERLRSSDEHTISRRQALASGAGVLVAGSAGCLAGVRGSPSRGEDGSPVVAASFFSFYDFGRKVAENTPVQVTNLIPTGLHGHGWEPDASITRDIIEADAFIHVGPEFQPWADRAIQTLEDDGVDTALINAREGVELVSLAASLDPEEEGVGDGRGKDPHFWLDPQRAKRSVDNIADGLIEVAPDHEETLRENAETYKADVLNRIDADYERIFEAASRDVVQLAAHNAFQYVGVRYGVEMRPLVTNLAASGNVAPSDIVAAKEVIEENDIEYIGAAVFETRKPAEQLLAETPVEAYFPVTPYAGVYEEWVDAGWGYEEIAYNINMPTFSVVLGNESPDEAGPDGWADEWRNFE encoded by the coding sequence ATGAGCGAGCGACTACGGTCGTCTGACGAACACACGATATCCCGCCGCCAGGCACTCGCGAGCGGCGCTGGCGTACTCGTCGCCGGGAGCGCGGGCTGTCTCGCGGGCGTCCGCGGAAGTCCGTCGAGGGGTGAGGACGGGTCGCCGGTCGTCGCGGCGTCCTTTTTCAGCTTCTACGACTTCGGGCGCAAGGTAGCCGAGAACACGCCCGTCCAGGTGACGAATCTGATTCCGACTGGCCTCCACGGCCACGGCTGGGAACCGGACGCGAGCATCACGCGCGACATCATCGAGGCGGACGCGTTCATCCACGTCGGCCCGGAGTTCCAGCCCTGGGCCGATCGGGCGATCCAGACGCTCGAGGACGACGGCGTCGACACGGCGTTGATCAACGCCCGCGAGGGCGTCGAACTGGTCTCGCTGGCGGCCAGCCTGGACCCGGAAGAGGAGGGTGTCGGCGACGGACGAGGCAAAGATCCGCACTTCTGGCTCGACCCGCAGCGCGCGAAGCGCTCCGTCGACAACATCGCCGACGGCCTGATCGAGGTCGCCCCCGACCACGAGGAGACGCTCCGGGAGAACGCCGAGACGTACAAGGCGGACGTCCTGAACCGGATCGACGCGGATTACGAACGAATCTTCGAGGCGGCTTCGCGGGACGTGGTCCAGCTCGCGGCCCACAACGCGTTCCAGTACGTCGGCGTTCGCTACGGCGTCGAGATGCGGCCGCTGGTGACGAACCTCGCTGCCAGTGGGAACGTGGCACCGAGCGACATCGTGGCAGCCAAAGAGGTCATCGAGGAGAACGATATCGAGTACATCGGTGCCGCGGTCTTCGAGACACGCAAACCGGCCGAGCAGTTGCTCGCGGAGACGCCCGTCGAGGCCTACTTCCCCGTGACGCCGTACGCCGGCGTCTACGAGGAGTGGGTCGACGCGGGCTGGGGCTACGAGGAGATCGCGTACAACATCAACATGCCCACGTTCAGTGTGGTCCTCGGCAATGAATCGCCGGACGAGGCCGGACCGGACGGCTGGGCCGACGAGTGGCGAAACTTCGAGTGA
- a CDS encoding serine/threonine-protein kinase RIO2 — MVRNVAELLAELESEDFYLLSGIEQGMRFSEWVQREKLSNFSGLTPEEVDYRLERCLKRGLIEKKTIQYEGYTLQFEGYDALALRALVERDTISEFGAPLGVGKESDVYEVKSYKPLALKYHREGYTNFREVNRERDYTSENQHVSWLYTARKAAEREFDALETLYPDVSVPQPIDQNRHAIVMEKMPGVELSRTRFEDDQVLGVLELLLRELSRAYEAGYVHADMSEYNVFVAEEGVTIFDWPQAVPIDHEHAREFLDRDLENLVGYFRRKYPSVVPEGLESDAIAAEIAAGEFDSLSV; from the coding sequence ATGGTGCGGAACGTCGCCGAGCTGTTGGCAGAACTCGAGTCCGAGGACTTCTATCTCCTCTCGGGGATCGAGCAGGGAATGCGCTTCTCGGAGTGGGTCCAGCGCGAGAAGCTGTCGAACTTCTCGGGGCTCACCCCCGAGGAGGTGGACTACCGCCTCGAGCGCTGTCTCAAGCGCGGGTTGATCGAGAAGAAGACGATCCAGTACGAGGGGTACACCCTTCAGTTCGAGGGCTACGACGCCCTGGCCCTCCGGGCACTCGTCGAGCGGGATACGATCTCGGAGTTCGGCGCCCCACTTGGCGTCGGCAAGGAGAGCGACGTCTACGAGGTCAAATCCTACAAGCCGCTGGCTCTGAAGTACCACCGCGAGGGCTATACCAACTTCCGGGAGGTCAACCGCGAGCGCGATTACACCTCGGAGAATCAGCACGTCTCCTGGCTCTACACCGCCCGGAAAGCGGCTGAACGGGAGTTCGACGCCCTCGAGACGCTGTATCCCGACGTCTCGGTCCCCCAACCGATCGACCAGAACCGACACGCCATTGTGATGGAGAAGATGCCGGGGGTAGAGCTCTCGCGAACCCGGTTCGAGGACGACCAGGTGCTAGGGGTACTCGAGTTACTCTTGCGAGAACTCTCGCGTGCGTATGAGGCGGGGTACGTCCACGCGGACATGAGCGAGTACAACGTGTTCGTCGCCGAGGAGGGGGTGACGATCTTCGACTGGCCGCAGGCGGTGCCGATCGACCACGAACACGCCCGCGAGTTCCTGGATCGCGATCTCGAGAATCTGGTTGGATACTTCCGGCGGAAATATCCGTCAGTTGTGCCCGAGGGCCTCGAGAGCGACGCGATCGCTGCCGAAATCGCCGCTGGAGAGTTCGACTCGTTGTCGGTATAG
- a CDS encoding lipoate--protein ligase family protein: protein MTDLADREWRLIRDDPRDGATQMSLEEIAAQTALEDDLRTVRVYDWEPSTLSLGYQQDSDTVDWDFCEEYGVDVTRRQTGGGGIYHDSVADISYTIVAPAAEVPGDLMDCYAMFCEPILEAFSRMGVDADFAEAKQEAIYRPSCYLRDIHPAHDVVAPASESEAKKISGNAQYRQRDVVIQHGSLSFDLEPETHVGVFAADIEPETFTDRVTSIREQAGIDREEAVDCLANALGEWSNAEEGEWRDGELEAAADLAERKFGAEGWVRDRAVEA, encoded by the coding sequence ATGACCGACCTCGCCGACCGCGAGTGGCGCCTGATCAGGGACGACCCCAGGGACGGAGCGACCCAGATGTCCCTCGAGGAAATCGCCGCGCAAACGGCGCTCGAGGACGACCTGCGCACCGTTCGGGTCTACGACTGGGAGCCGAGCACGCTCTCGCTGGGCTATCAGCAAGATTCGGATACCGTCGACTGGGACTTTTGCGAAGAGTACGGAGTCGACGTCACCCGACGCCAGACCGGCGGTGGTGGCATCTACCACGATTCCGTCGCCGACATCTCTTACACCATCGTCGCCCCGGCCGCGGAAGTCCCCGGCGACCTGATGGACTGTTACGCCATGTTCTGTGAACCCATCCTCGAGGCGTTCTCCCGGATGGGCGTCGACGCCGACTTCGCGGAGGCGAAACAGGAGGCCATCTACCGTCCCTCGTGTTACCTCCGGGACATCCACCCGGCTCACGACGTGGTGGCGCCGGCGAGCGAATCCGAGGCGAAGAAGATTAGCGGCAACGCCCAGTACCGCCAGCGCGACGTCGTCATCCAGCACGGCTCGCTGAGTTTCGACCTCGAGCCCGAAACCCACGTCGGCGTCTTCGCCGCAGATATCGAGCCGGAGACGTTTACGGACCGCGTCACGAGCATCCGCGAGCAGGCGGGAATCGACCGCGAGGAGGCCGTCGACTGTCTCGCCAACGCGCTCGGAGAGTGGTCTAACGCCGAGGAGGGCGAGTGGCGTGACGGGGAACTCGAGGCCGCGGCCGACCTCGCCGAGCGGAAGTTCGGCGCTGAAGGCTGGGTTCGCGACCGCGCGGTCGAGGCCTGA
- a CDS encoding metal ABC transporter permease → MSRLAVGPLQSNPTDVALDPLQSDPVDVALEPLYWLLEAWYWLLSQLYYATGLELIHPEYAFMHRAILVGLCIGVMAPLIGTFLVHRQLALIGDALAHTAFAGVAVGLFVNATLSFSVSPYLTAIVVAVIAALLIELISEYTDAYNDVSMAIVLSTGFALGTVLISLNAGGLTVSIDQYLFGNLSTVSAENAVLLLVLFAVVVGTVALTRNQLLYVTFDEVAAEVAGIPVRWYNRVMVMLTALVVVGAMQIMGVILVAAMLVVPVAGASQVARSFSQALLTSVVLAELAVVVGIGVAYYAEATAGGVVVLVAVAIYVGCVGLGKLFAGSHREESAPDVDAIDSDGTPLE, encoded by the coding sequence ATGAGTCGACTGGCCGTCGGCCCGCTGCAGTCGAACCCCACAGACGTCGCCCTCGACCCACTGCAATCGGATCCCGTCGACGTCGCCCTCGAGCCGCTGTACTGGCTGCTCGAGGCGTGGTACTGGCTCCTGTCTCAGTTGTACTACGCGACGGGACTCGAGCTGATCCACCCCGAGTACGCGTTCATGCACCGGGCGATCCTGGTCGGTCTCTGCATCGGCGTGATGGCCCCGCTCATCGGCACCTTTCTGGTCCACCGCCAGCTCGCGCTCATCGGCGACGCTCTCGCACACACCGCGTTTGCGGGCGTTGCAGTGGGGCTATTCGTCAATGCGACCCTGTCGTTCTCGGTGTCGCCGTATCTGACAGCCATCGTCGTCGCGGTAATCGCCGCGTTGCTCATCGAACTCATCTCGGAGTACACCGACGCCTACAACGACGTCTCGATGGCGATCGTCCTCTCGACGGGGTTCGCTCTCGGGACGGTGCTCATCAGCCTCAACGCGGGTGGGCTCACGGTCTCGATCGACCAGTACCTCTTCGGGAACCTCTCGACGGTGTCGGCCGAAAACGCGGTCTTGCTGCTGGTGCTGTTCGCCGTCGTCGTCGGCACCGTCGCGCTCACCCGCAATCAACTGCTGTACGTCACCTTCGACGAAGTGGCCGCCGAGGTCGCGGGGATTCCCGTGCGCTGGTACAATCGGGTGATGGTGATGCTCACTGCGCTGGTCGTCGTCGGCGCGATGCAGATCATGGGCGTCATCCTCGTGGCGGCGATGCTGGTCGTCCCCGTCGCCGGCGCCTCGCAAGTCGCGCGAAGCTTCTCGCAGGCGCTACTGACGTCGGTCGTCCTCGCCGAACTCGCCGTCGTCGTCGGTATCGGGGTCGCGTACTACGCCGAGGCGACCGCCGGCGGCGTCGTCGTGCTGGTCGCCGTCGCCATCTACGTCGGGTGCGTCGGCCTCGGCAAGCTCTTCGCCGGAAGCCACCGCGAGGAGTCGGCGCCAGACGTCGACGCGATCGACAGCGATGGGACTCCCCTCGAGTGA
- a CDS encoding DUF5789 family protein has product MSDQPPDADSSAGSNQQDPDPERVQERARERQSSRAESTEDILETVETHLGDLEYPVSSEEIAAEYGSEPIDLPNETETMGSVLDRLAGETYDTPEEAREAIFGQLTGEAGGRTEANPERDLESLDEAEQGSPSESGGSSL; this is encoded by the coding sequence ATGAGCGACCAGCCACCAGATGCTGACTCGAGTGCGGGTTCTAACCAGCAAGACCCCGACCCCGAACGCGTCCAGGAACGCGCACGAGAGCGCCAGTCATCCCGGGCGGAGTCGACCGAGGACATCCTCGAGACCGTCGAAACGCACCTCGGCGACCTCGAGTATCCCGTCTCGAGCGAGGAAATCGCGGCCGAGTACGGCAGCGAACCGATCGACCTGCCCAACGAGACCGAGACGATGGGGAGCGTCCTCGATCGGCTGGCCGGCGAGACCTACGACACGCCCGAGGAGGCCCGCGAGGCGATCTTCGGCCAGTTGACCGGCGAGGCGGGCGGGCGAACCGAGGCGAACCCGGAGCGCGACCTCGAGTCGCTGGACGAGGCGGAACAGGGGTCGCCGAGTGAGAGCGGGGGCAGCAGTCTCTGA
- the thrC gene encoding threonine synthase translates to MPPMRVCYACDRTFESPRARCDCGEPLWRPIEPLVEWPTASDSRSVWRYDAVLPASQPAGDLEAGGAAVWRSHSLEGYAGTRVWLADEGRNPTGSFKDRGSAVGVAATLEAGIDRVGTVSHGNMARSVAAHAAAVGIDCTVLVPADIAEERIRAIARFDPQIVRVRGDYGRLYYDALELGRRHGIQFLNSDVPLRVAGQKTLVFDLLERVPSLDAIVLPVSSGGNASAVWKGLLELRAGGLLESLPRLYLTQAAACDPIVVAFRSGRERVDPAANVNETVAYSIANADPPSGTRALAAVRDTDGAVLSVDDDAILEAQDRLARDAGVRVEPASATTLAGLRRLTERGEIDADETVTCVLTGRGYGGGGDVPMTPIVDCEDLESVLESR, encoded by the coding sequence ATGCCTCCGATGCGCGTCTGCTACGCCTGCGACCGAACGTTTGAGTCCCCTCGGGCCCGGTGTGACTGTGGCGAACCGCTGTGGCGCCCCATCGAGCCGCTCGTGGAGTGGCCCACCGCTTCGGATTCTCGATCCGTCTGGCGGTACGACGCCGTGCTCCCGGCGAGCCAGCCGGCGGGCGATCTCGAGGCCGGCGGTGCGGCAGTCTGGCGAAGCCACTCCCTCGAAGGCTACGCTGGGACGCGCGTCTGGCTCGCTGACGAGGGGCGAAACCCGACGGGGAGCTTCAAGGATCGAGGAAGCGCCGTCGGCGTCGCGGCCACCCTCGAGGCCGGAATCGATCGCGTCGGGACCGTCTCCCATGGCAACATGGCGAGGAGCGTGGCGGCACACGCGGCGGCCGTCGGGATCGACTGTACCGTTCTGGTCCCCGCGGACATCGCCGAGGAGCGGATCCGGGCCATCGCCCGGTTCGACCCACAGATCGTCCGCGTCCGCGGGGACTACGGCCGGCTGTATTACGACGCCCTCGAACTCGGCCGCAGGCACGGAATTCAGTTCCTCAACTCCGACGTTCCTCTCCGGGTCGCGGGTCAGAAGACGCTCGTGTTCGACCTCCTCGAGCGCGTTCCCTCGCTCGACGCCATCGTCCTCCCGGTCAGCAGTGGCGGCAACGCGAGCGCCGTCTGGAAAGGACTGCTGGAGTTGCGCGCCGGCGGATTGCTCGAGTCGCTGCCGCGACTGTACCTGACCCAGGCGGCGGCCTGCGATCCGATCGTCGTGGCGTTCCGGTCGGGTCGAGAGCGTGTCGACCCCGCTGCGAACGTGAACGAGACCGTCGCCTACTCAATCGCCAATGCCGACCCGCCGAGCGGAACCCGCGCGCTCGCGGCGGTTCGAGATACCGATGGTGCCGTCCTCTCGGTCGACGACGACGCGATTCTCGAGGCCCAGGATCGCCTGGCCCGCGACGCTGGCGTGCGCGTCGAACCCGCCTCGGCGACCACGCTCGCGGGCCTTCGCCGACTGACCGAACGCGGGGAAATCGACGCTGACGAGACGGTCACCTGCGTGCTGACCGGGCGCGGCTACGGCGGTGGAGGCGACGTTCCGATGACACCCATCGTCGACTGCGAGGACCTCGAGTCGGTACTCGAGTCCAGGTGA